The Cucumis melo cultivar AY chromosome 5, USDA_Cmelo_AY_1.0, whole genome shotgun sequence genome has a segment encoding these proteins:
- the LOC103492789 gene encoding transcription factor bHLH146 → MVRKIVRKGRRVFSIEPNKVAYTMFARNYVKHLMTSLVKISHQQQQQNFQKLVRFEVDMAMAQSASEFSWGIALKKKLLQRDDQQEVLGNGSENGFDFSLQTMKKISHKNLGNEEEDHHEDEEEEEEEEEEDHHEEEEEEKKEEEEEKEMENGLMKLRKIIPGGDDFSIGGNNLDEEDDLLKQTESYVKCLELQVNVLRGLVETNTFF, encoded by the coding sequence ATGGTAAGGAAAATTGTGAGGAAAGGAAGAAGGGTGTTTTCCATAGAACCAAACAAGGTTGCATACACAATGTTTGCAAGAAACTATGTCAAACATTTGATGACATCTTTAGTCAAAATTTctcatcaacaacaacaacaaaatttTCAGAAACTTGTGAGGTTTGAAGTTGACATGGCAATGGCTCAATCAGCAAGTGAATTTAGTTGGGGAATTGCTCTGAAAAAGAAGCTTCTTCAAAGAGATGATCAACAAGAAGTACTTGGCAATGGCAGTGAAAATGGTtttgatttttctcttcaaacaatgaagaaaatttctcataaaaatttaggaaatgaagaagaagatcatcatgaagatgaagaagaagaagaagaagaagaagaagaagatcatcatgaagaagaagaagaagaaaaaaaagaagaagaagaagagaaagaaatggaaaatgGGTTGATGAAGCTGAGGAAGATCATACCAGGTGGTGATGATTTTAGTATTGGAGGTAATAATttggatgaagaagatgatttgTTGAAACAAACTGAAAGTTATGTAAAATGTCTTGAGTTGCAAGTCAATGTTCTTAGAGGTTTGGTTGAaacaaacacttttttttaa